A section of the Saccharopolyspora gregorii genome encodes:
- a CDS encoding phospholipase D-like domain-containing protein, with translation MSGGPVLEESATAAPRTRADLPAHWLLTAAERGNPATGLDERHPAGIAWSTGNSVRPLVDGTEYFDRLVPALRDVGAGDRIFFSAWIGTRGKPLDAEGTTLGELLLRALRRGASVHALFWWPFLTLRRDLVPDNRRFATALRRHGGAALLDQRVRPIGCHHQKFLVVRRPERPDTDVAFLGGIDPCASRRDDHEHHGDPDVQTSIDDRYGARPAWHDAHLEVRGPAVQDVEHCFRERWADATASRRGPISRTRRLFARRADPLPDRLPPPPRSGEQAVQLLRTYPAKRPRYPFAPDGERSVARGYAKALRHARRLVHVEDQFLWSPVVAEAFAAALRREPRLRLVAVVPHRPEKGGVVETATNDVAHREALDLLRAAGGDRVDVHDLENTAGLPIYLHSKVCVVDDRWAAVGSANLNRRSWAYDSELTAAVVDEGADPGFARDLRLRLWSEHLGRSPGDTADLADPVRGADVLRESAAVLDRWHAQGRATARPPGHLRAHARPDPSPLTRLWARPAQRLLMDPDGRPTQLRRTKRW, from the coding sequence GTGAGCGGGGGACCCGTGCTGGAGGAGAGCGCGACCGCGGCGCCCCGCACCCGCGCGGACCTGCCCGCGCACTGGCTGCTGACCGCGGCCGAACGCGGCAACCCGGCCACCGGCCTCGACGAACGGCACCCCGCCGGGATCGCGTGGTCCACCGGCAACTCGGTGCGCCCGCTGGTCGACGGCACCGAGTACTTCGACCGGCTCGTCCCCGCGCTGCGCGACGTCGGTGCCGGGGACCGGATCTTCTTCTCCGCCTGGATCGGCACCCGGGGCAAGCCGCTCGACGCCGAGGGCACCACCCTCGGCGAGCTGCTGCTGCGGGCGCTGCGCCGCGGCGCCTCGGTGCACGCGCTGTTCTGGTGGCCGTTCCTGACGCTGCGGCGGGACCTGGTGCCGGACAACCGCCGGTTCGCCACCGCGCTGCGCCGCCACGGCGGGGCCGCGCTGCTGGACCAGCGGGTGCGGCCGATCGGCTGCCACCACCAGAAGTTCCTGGTGGTCCGCCGCCCCGAGCGGCCGGACACCGACGTGGCCTTCCTCGGCGGAATCGACCCGTGCGCGAGCCGCCGCGACGACCACGAGCACCACGGCGACCCGGACGTGCAGACCTCCATCGACGACCGCTACGGCGCGCGACCGGCCTGGCACGACGCCCACCTGGAGGTGCGCGGCCCGGCGGTGCAGGACGTGGAGCACTGCTTCCGGGAGCGGTGGGCCGACGCCACCGCGTCCCGCCGCGGCCCGATCTCGCGGACTCGCCGGTTGTTCGCCCGGCGCGCCGACCCGCTGCCCGACCGGCTCCCGCCGCCACCGCGGTCCGGGGAGCAGGCGGTCCAGCTGCTGCGCACCTACCCGGCGAAGCGCCCGCGCTACCCGTTCGCGCCGGACGGCGAGCGCAGCGTCGCGCGCGGCTACGCGAAGGCGCTGCGCCACGCCCGGCGGCTCGTCCACGTCGAGGACCAGTTCCTGTGGTCCCCGGTGGTGGCCGAGGCGTTCGCGGCGGCACTGCGCCGGGAACCCCGGTTGCGCCTGGTCGCCGTGGTGCCGCACCGCCCGGAGAAGGGCGGCGTCGTGGAGACGGCGACCAACGACGTGGCGCACCGCGAGGCGCTGGACCTGCTGCGCGCGGCCGGCGGCGACCGGGTCGACGTGCACGACCTGGAGAACACCGCCGGGCTGCCGATCTACCTGCACTCGAAGGTCTGCGTCGTCGACGACCGCTGGGCGGCGGTCGGCTCGGCGAACCTCAACCGCCGCTCCTGGGCCTACGACTCGGAGCTGACCGCGGCCGTCGTGGACGAGGGCGCGGACCCCGGGTTCGCCCGGGACCTGCGGTTGCGCCTGTGGTCCGAACACCTCGGCCGCTCCCCCGGCGACACCGCCGACCTCGCCGACCCGGTGCGCGGCGCCGACGTGCTGCGCGAGTCCGCCGCCGTGCTCGACCGCTGGCACGCGCAGGGCCGGGCGACCGCCCGGCCGCCGGGCCACCTCCGCGCCCACGCCCGCCCGGACCCGTCCCCGCTCACCCGCCTGTGGGCGCGCCCCGCCCAACGCCTCCTGATGGACCCCGACGGCCGCCCCACCCAGCTCCGCCGCACGAAGCGGTGGTGA
- a CDS encoding CocE/NonD family hydrolase produces MRAVTNLPHEVRAEEHVWIPLPDGTRLAAKIWRPVSSDDEPCPAVLEFIPYRKRDLTALRDSIHHPYLAGHGYACLRVDLRGSGESEGVLTDEYLEQELRDGEDVLAWIAKQPWCTGRTGMMGISWGGFNALQLAARGPESLGAIAAVCFTDDRYADDVHYMGGCLLSDNLSWASTMFAYNSCPPDPALVGDRWREMWHERLEGSGLWLREWLEHQRRDDYWRHGSVCEDYSSVRCPVLAVSGWADGYSNAVFRTLENLDVPRKGLIGPWSHKYPHLGQPGPAVGFLQELVRWWDRWLKGVDNDVMDGPMLTTWMQDSVPPSTAYAERPGRWVGDPEWPSPLVEPARHALRPHHVGLPGEEPEEAELVVQSPLSVGQFAGKWCSYNAPPDLPYDQREEDGGSLVFDTDEFTERAELLGAPVLDLDVEVSEPVAMLAARLSDVRPDGSATRVTYGLLNLTHRDSHDEPAELVPGRRYRVSVALNGVAQAFPPGHRLRISLSTSYWPLAWPPPRPVRLTVHTGRSSVLLPWRRGGADEPEVRPFEEPEGAPPVSSTPLSPGEERWTVSRDLVGYESALEVVKDLGVVRLDDIDLELARDAWERYSWTGDDFDSVRGENVWRMGFRRDGWDVRTVTRTVLTSTPEEFQLHAQLDAYEDDERVLSKNWRHSIPRDHV; encoded by the coding sequence ATGAGGGCGGTGACGAACCTCCCGCACGAGGTCCGCGCCGAGGAGCACGTGTGGATCCCGTTGCCGGACGGGACCCGGCTGGCCGCGAAGATCTGGCGGCCGGTGTCCTCCGACGACGAGCCGTGCCCCGCCGTGCTGGAGTTCATCCCGTACCGCAAGCGTGACCTGACCGCGCTGCGCGACTCGATCCACCACCCGTACCTGGCCGGGCACGGCTACGCGTGCCTGCGCGTGGACCTGCGCGGCAGCGGCGAGTCCGAGGGCGTGCTCACCGACGAGTACCTGGAGCAGGAGCTGCGCGACGGCGAGGACGTGCTCGCGTGGATCGCGAAGCAGCCCTGGTGCACCGGCCGCACCGGGATGATGGGCATCTCCTGGGGCGGTTTCAACGCGCTGCAGCTGGCCGCGCGCGGGCCGGAGAGCCTCGGCGCGATCGCCGCGGTGTGCTTCACCGACGACCGCTACGCCGACGACGTGCACTACATGGGCGGTTGCCTGCTCAGCGACAACCTGTCCTGGGCGTCGACGATGTTCGCCTACAACTCCTGCCCGCCCGACCCGGCGCTGGTCGGGGACCGCTGGCGGGAGATGTGGCACGAGCGGCTGGAGGGCAGCGGCCTGTGGCTGCGGGAGTGGCTGGAGCACCAGCGCCGCGACGACTACTGGCGGCACGGCTCGGTGTGCGAGGACTACTCCTCGGTGCGGTGCCCGGTGCTGGCGGTCAGCGGCTGGGCCGACGGGTACTCGAACGCGGTGTTCCGCACGCTGGAGAACCTCGACGTCCCGCGCAAGGGGCTGATCGGCCCGTGGTCGCACAAGTACCCGCACCTGGGCCAGCCCGGCCCCGCCGTCGGCTTCCTGCAGGAGCTGGTGCGCTGGTGGGACCGCTGGCTCAAGGGCGTCGACAACGACGTCATGGACGGGCCGATGCTCACCACCTGGATGCAGGACAGCGTGCCGCCGTCCACCGCCTACGCCGAACGGCCCGGCCGCTGGGTGGGCGACCCGGAATGGCCGTCGCCGCTGGTGGAACCGGCGCGGCACGCGCTGCGCCCGCACCACGTCGGGCTGCCCGGCGAGGAACCGGAGGAGGCCGAGCTGGTGGTGCAGTCACCGCTGTCGGTGGGCCAGTTCGCCGGGAAGTGGTGCTCCTACAACGCTCCCCCGGACCTGCCCTACGACCAGCGGGAGGAGGACGGCGGCTCGCTGGTGTTCGACACCGACGAGTTCACCGAGCGCGCCGAACTCCTCGGCGCACCGGTGCTGGACCTGGACGTGGAGGTGAGCGAACCGGTCGCGATGCTCGCCGCCCGGCTCTCCGACGTGCGGCCGGACGGTTCGGCGACCCGCGTCACCTACGGCCTGCTGAACCTCACCCACCGCGATTCGCACGACGAACCGGCGGAACTGGTGCCGGGGCGGCGGTACCGGGTGTCGGTGGCGCTCAACGGGGTGGCGCAGGCATTCCCGCCCGGGCACCGGCTGCGGATCTCGCTGTCCACGTCCTACTGGCCGCTGGCCTGGCCGCCGCCGCGCCCGGTGCGGCTCACCGTCCACACCGGACGCAGCAGCGTGCTGCTGCCGTGGCGGCGCGGCGGCGCCGACGAACCGGAGGTGCGGCCGTTCGAGGAACCGGAAGGGGCGCCGCCGGTCTCCTCCACCCCGCTGTCGCCCGGGGAGGAGCGCTGGACGGTGTCCCGCGACCTCGTCGGTTACGAGTCGGCGCTGGAGGTCGTCAAGGACCTCGGCGTGGTCCGGCTCGACGACATCGACCTCGAACTGGCCCGCGACGCGTGGGAGCGCTACAGCTGGACCGGCGACGACTTCGACTCGGTGCGCGGCGAGAACGTGTGGCGGATGGGTTTCCGGCGCGACGGCTGGGACGTGCGGACCGTGACCCGCACCGTGCTCACCTCCACGCCGGAGGAGTTCCAGCTGCACGCCCAGCTCGACGCCTACGAGGACGACGAGCGGGTGCTGTCGAAGAACTGGCGGCACTCCATCCCCCGCGACCACGTGTGA
- a CDS encoding LCP family protein produces MARLDQERTAPLRPVRGRPRTASPRRARGRPRVAARTATALASALVLLVTGYGWNALGRLPGAVSGGSGSSGPVNVLLVGLDGRTDAQGNPLPPEVLEELRTGDSGSSLTDTVMLLHVPADRSRAVAYSLPRDSFVAVPGQGEHKINAAYGMGKAQERRRLVADGVADQAELERRSSAAGRDLLVQTVQQLTGVDVDHVAEVNLLGFYELTSAIGGVEVCLNEAVDDPYSGAVFAAGRQEVEGGDALAFVRQRHGLLRGDLDRVQRQQAFLAGFARRVLSAGTMANPVKLQRLLDAVERSVVLDEDWNLLAFAAEMSGLAGGDIEFGTIPIVDPEYDTPDGQAVQVDPHQVRMTIARVNEGLPPTPPVPAALAATTVDVLNGTDVGGLAARTRDALLAADVPVGEVGNGPETGRSRVLHHPDDAEVARFVAEHLGGIPTTADPSQPAGEVRVVLGEDFDDAAEEFAPPAPLRLDGLQAATPAHRAPDITADAIPCVN; encoded by the coding sequence GTGGCGCGGTTAGACCAGGAGCGGACCGCCCCGCTGCGTCCCGTTCGCGGACGGCCGCGGACCGCCTCGCCGCGCCGCGCCCGCGGGCGACCGCGGGTGGCCGCGCGCACGGCGACCGCGCTGGCCTCGGCGCTGGTGCTGCTGGTGACCGGGTACGGCTGGAACGCGCTGGGGCGGCTGCCGGGCGCGGTCTCCGGCGGTTCGGGTTCCAGCGGCCCGGTAAACGTGCTGCTGGTCGGGCTGGACGGCCGGACCGACGCGCAGGGGAACCCGCTGCCGCCCGAGGTGCTGGAAGAACTGCGCACCGGGGACAGCGGATCGAGCCTCACCGACACGGTGATGCTGCTGCACGTGCCCGCCGACCGGAGCCGTGCGGTCGCGTACTCGCTGCCCCGGGACTCGTTCGTCGCCGTCCCGGGCCAGGGCGAGCACAAGATCAATGCGGCGTACGGGATGGGGAAGGCGCAGGAGCGGCGGCGGCTGGTGGCGGACGGCGTGGCCGATCAGGCGGAGCTGGAGCGCCGCTCCTCGGCCGCCGGGCGCGATCTGCTCGTGCAGACCGTGCAGCAGCTGACCGGTGTCGACGTGGACCACGTCGCCGAGGTGAACCTGCTGGGCTTCTACGAGCTCACCAGCGCGATCGGCGGGGTCGAAGTGTGCCTGAACGAGGCCGTGGACGACCCGTACTCCGGTGCCGTCTTCGCGGCCGGGCGCCAGGAGGTCGAAGGCGGCGATGCGCTGGCGTTCGTGCGGCAGCGCCACGGCCTGCTGCGCGGCGACCTCGACCGGGTGCAACGGCAGCAGGCGTTCCTCGCCGGGTTCGCCCGGCGCGTGCTCTCCGCCGGGACCATGGCGAACCCGGTGAAGCTGCAGCGGTTGCTCGACGCCGTCGAACGGTCGGTGGTGCTCGACGAGGACTGGAACCTGCTGGCCTTCGCCGCCGAGATGAGCGGCCTCGCCGGCGGCGACATCGAGTTCGGCACCATCCCGATCGTCGACCCCGAGTACGACACTCCCGACGGGCAGGCCGTGCAGGTCGACCCGCACCAGGTCCGGATGACCATCGCCCGGGTCAACGAAGGACTGCCTCCCACCCCGCCGGTCCCGGCCGCGCTCGCCGCGACCACCGTCGACGTGCTCAACGGCACGGACGTCGGCGGCCTGGCCGCCCGGACCCGCGACGCGCTGCTCGCCGCGGACGTCCCCGTCGGCGAGGTCGGCAACGGACCGGAGACCGGCCGCTCCCGCGTGCTGCACCACCCGGACGACGCCGAGGTCGCCCGCTTCGTCGCCGAGCACCTCGGCGGCATCCCCACCACCGCGGACCCGTCGCAACCCGCTGGCGAGGTGCGCGTGGTCCTCGGCGAGGACTTCGACGACGCGGCCGAGGAGTTCGCCCCACCCGCACCCCTGCGCCTCGACGGCCTCCAGGCCGCCACCCCGGCCCACCGCGCCCCCGACATCACCGCCGACGCCATCCCCTGCGTCAACTGA
- a CDS encoding SDR family oxidoreductase yields MSARNSPPAQQQTAPGATEGMVPAPRDEMTEYRGRGLLDGKRALVTGGDSGIGRAVSVAFAKEGADVAIAYHADLEDADAERTAELVRAQQRQCELHKTDLGDEAACQRLVDEVAAELGGLDVLVNHAGTQAPVERFTDTTTEQFDRTFKVNVYAPFWLTRAALAHMPAGSAIVNTGSVNGLRGNKTLIDYAASKGAVHVLTMSLAQSLAQQGIRVNCVAPGPVWTPLIPATLPEESVEGFGEHVPMGRMGQPDEIAPSYVFFAADQLSSYYTGEVLAPVGGETHPG; encoded by the coding sequence ATGTCCGCACGCAACTCTCCCCCGGCCCAGCAGCAGACCGCGCCCGGGGCGACCGAGGGGATGGTCCCCGCTCCCCGCGACGAGATGACCGAGTACCGCGGGCGCGGGTTGCTCGACGGCAAGCGGGCCCTGGTCACCGGTGGCGACTCCGGCATCGGGCGGGCGGTCTCGGTGGCGTTCGCCAAGGAAGGCGCCGACGTGGCCATCGCCTACCACGCCGACCTGGAGGACGCCGACGCCGAACGCACCGCCGAGCTCGTCCGCGCCCAGCAGCGGCAGTGCGAGCTGCACAAGACCGACCTCGGCGACGAAGCGGCCTGCCAGCGGCTCGTCGACGAGGTCGCCGCCGAGCTCGGCGGGCTCGACGTGCTCGTGAACCACGCCGGGACCCAGGCGCCGGTGGAGCGGTTCACCGACACCACCACCGAGCAGTTCGACCGCACCTTCAAGGTGAACGTCTACGCGCCGTTCTGGCTCACCCGCGCCGCCCTCGCGCACATGCCGGCGGGTTCGGCGATCGTGAACACCGGTTCGGTCAACGGGTTGCGCGGCAACAAGACCCTCATCGACTACGCGGCGAGCAAGGGCGCGGTGCACGTGCTCACCATGTCCCTCGCGCAATCCCTGGCGCAGCAGGGGATCCGGGTGAACTGCGTGGCGCCCGGTCCGGTGTGGACACCGCTGATCCCGGCCACGCTGCCGGAGGAGTCGGTGGAGGGCTTCGGCGAGCACGTGCCGATGGGGCGGATGGGCCAGCCGGACGAGATCGCCCCGTCGTACGTCTTCTTCGCCGCCGACCAGCTCTCCAGCTACTACACCGGCGAAGTCCTCGCCCCGGTGGGCGGGGAAACGCACCCGGGGTGA
- a CDS encoding ATP-grasp domain-containing protein, whose amino-acid sequence MVSHVFVLGLDERNLDTLRGLPALSDCRLHPLLDVDRLVHVDEIDLPALLAEAERELDAFDGPVDAIVGYWDFPVSSLVPMLCARRGLPGADLRAVVQCEHKYWSRVVQSEVIDEVPRFGLVDVDEDTAPPADVRYPMWVKPVKSFSSQMAYRVTDDEEFRSALGEIREGIDKVGKPFEDVLARIDLPAEIADAGGRSCVAEEAVSGRQVTVEGYDPGDGVRVHGVIDSVQYPGTSSFLRYQYPSSLPEEVIRRITDATRRVIEHIGLRHVPFNVEFFWDEESGAVHLLEINARHSQSHAPLFEDVDGAPNHQILVQLGLGRDPDFPHRRGEHAVAGKWFYRTFEDGVVRRAPTAEEVAAVESEHPGVRVHLMAEQGVRLSELPDQDSYSYELAHLYIGAADPQRLQEEYERCVHDLPFEIDRTGGTA is encoded by the coding sequence ATGGTCTCCCACGTCTTCGTACTCGGTCTCGACGAGCGCAACCTGGACACGTTGCGCGGCCTGCCCGCACTCTCCGACTGCCGGTTGCACCCGCTGCTGGACGTCGACCGGCTCGTGCACGTCGACGAGATCGACCTGCCCGCGCTGCTCGCGGAGGCCGAGCGCGAACTGGACGCCTTCGACGGGCCGGTGGACGCGATCGTCGGCTACTGGGACTTCCCGGTCAGCTCGCTGGTACCGATGTTGTGCGCACGGCGCGGCCTGCCCGGCGCCGACCTGCGTGCCGTCGTGCAGTGCGAGCACAAGTACTGGAGCCGGGTGGTGCAGTCGGAGGTCATCGACGAGGTGCCGCGCTTCGGCCTCGTCGACGTCGACGAGGACACCGCGCCCCCGGCGGACGTGCGCTACCCGATGTGGGTCAAACCGGTGAAGTCCTTCTCCTCGCAGATGGCCTACCGCGTCACCGACGACGAGGAGTTCCGCTCCGCGCTCGGCGAGATCCGGGAGGGCATCGACAAGGTCGGCAAGCCGTTCGAGGACGTCCTGGCCCGCATCGACCTCCCGGCCGAGATCGCCGACGCGGGCGGGCGCTCCTGCGTCGCGGAGGAGGCGGTCAGCGGGCGGCAGGTCACCGTGGAGGGCTACGACCCGGGCGACGGGGTGCGGGTCCACGGCGTCATCGACTCCGTGCAGTACCCCGGCACGTCGAGCTTCCTGCGCTACCAGTACCCGTCCTCGCTGCCGGAGGAGGTGATCCGGCGGATCACCGACGCCACCAGGCGCGTCATCGAGCACATCGGGCTCCGCCACGTCCCGTTCAACGTGGAGTTCTTCTGGGACGAGGAGTCCGGCGCCGTGCACCTGCTGGAGATCAACGCGCGGCACTCCCAGTCGCACGCGCCGCTGTTCGAGGACGTGGACGGTGCGCCGAACCACCAGATCCTGGTGCAGCTCGGCCTCGGCCGGGACCCGGACTTCCCGCACCGCCGCGGGGAGCACGCGGTCGCCGGCAAGTGGTTCTACCGGACGTTCGAGGACGGCGTGGTGCGCCGCGCCCCCACCGCCGAGGAGGTCGCCGCGGTGGAGAGCGAACACCCCGGCGTCCGGGTGCACCTGATGGCCGAGCAGGGCGTCCGGCTGTCCGAGCTGCCCGACCAGGACAGCTACAGCTACGAACTGGCCCACCTCTACATCGGTGCCGCCGACCCGCAGCGGCTGCAGGAGGAGTACGAGCGCTGCGTCCACGACCTGCCCTTCGAGATCGACCGAACAGGAGGAACCGCATGA
- a CDS encoding cytochrome P450, protein MLDPASRAPRASVPDTARIAARVLLPTLAAGVIVRRPRVMAFAERRQLDRSAIRLLAELRSRYGDGPLRLPIPGREFAVVLDPAQVRDVLRDSADRFTPANLEKRTALRHFQPHAVLISRGRARARRREFNEDVLEIDRPVHELGPRIAEITAEEGARLAEHAGGRLDWDAFAAGWWRAVRRIVLGAGARDDRRLVELLNGLRSDANWAFLHPRRTARRREFDRRLRAHLSRADPGSLAGVIARNSSDVDGADQVPHWLFAFDAAAMVAYRALAVLTAQPERLRAVREEADGADSPMLPLLRSCVLESVRLWPTTPALLRDAITEASWGGRTIPRGSGLFIYTPLFHRDRGTVPDADRFAPESWLGGAAQQHPGLVPFSAGPGRCPGENLVLLTASTLLAALLRGHEFRLDGEHELGPDGPLPHTLDNFELEFRVAARAASGTR, encoded by the coding sequence GTGCTCGATCCCGCATCCCGGGCACCGCGAGCGTCGGTCCCGGACACCGCCCGGATCGCCGCCCGCGTGCTGCTGCCGACCTTGGCCGCCGGTGTCATCGTCCGCAGGCCGCGGGTGATGGCGTTCGCGGAGCGCAGGCAGCTCGACCGGTCCGCGATCCGGCTGCTCGCCGAACTCCGCTCCCGGTACGGGGACGGCCCGCTGCGGCTGCCGATCCCCGGCCGGGAGTTCGCCGTGGTGCTCGATCCCGCCCAGGTGCGGGACGTGCTGCGCGACTCGGCGGACCGCTTCACCCCCGCGAACCTGGAGAAGCGCACCGCGCTGCGGCACTTCCAGCCGCACGCGGTGCTGATCTCGCGCGGGCGAGCGCGGGCGCGGCGGCGCGAGTTCAACGAGGACGTGCTGGAGATCGACCGGCCGGTGCACGAACTGGGCCCGCGCATCGCCGAGATCACCGCGGAGGAGGGCGCTCGGCTCGCCGAGCACGCGGGCGGGCGGCTCGACTGGGACGCGTTCGCCGCCGGGTGGTGGCGCGCCGTGCGCCGCATCGTGCTCGGTGCCGGCGCCCGCGACGACCGGCGGCTGGTCGAGCTGCTCAACGGCCTGCGCTCGGATGCGAACTGGGCGTTCCTGCACCCGCGCCGCACCGCCCGCCGCCGCGAGTTCGACCGGCGGCTGCGCGCGCACCTGTCCCGGGCGGATCCCGGCAGCCTCGCCGGGGTGATCGCCCGTAATTCGTCCGATGTGGACGGAGCGGATCAGGTGCCGCACTGGCTGTTCGCCTTCGACGCCGCCGCCATGGTGGCGTACCGCGCGCTGGCGGTGCTCACCGCGCAGCCGGAGCGGCTGCGCGCCGTGCGCGAGGAGGCCGACGGCGCGGACTCGCCGATGCTGCCGCTGCTGCGGTCCTGCGTGCTCGAATCGGTGCGGCTGTGGCCGACCACGCCCGCGCTGCTGCGCGACGCCATCACCGAGGCGAGCTGGGGCGGCCGCACGATCCCCCGCGGCAGCGGCCTGTTCATCTACACCCCGCTGTTCCACCGGGACCGGGGCACCGTCCCCGACGCGGACCGGTTCGCCCCCGAGTCCTGGCTGGGCGGTGCCGCCCAGCAGCACCCGGGTCTCGTCCCGTTCAGCGCGGGCCCCGGCCGCTGCCCCGGGGAGAACCTGGTGCTGCTCACCGCGAGCACCCTGCTCGCCGCCCTGCTGCGCGGCCACGAGTTCCGGCTGGACGGCGAGCACGAGTTGGGACCCGACGGGCCGCTGCCGCACACGCTGGACAACTTCGAGCTGGAGTTCCGCGTCGCGGCGCGCGCGGCCTCCGGGACGCGGTGA